In one window of Cydia pomonella isolate Wapato2018A chromosome 16, ilCydPomo1, whole genome shotgun sequence DNA:
- the LOC133526228 gene encoding tyrosine-protein phosphatase non-receptor type 13-like produces the protein MIRSCDEDSGRSSCSAASIGLSPIIDSREKAHSIETKIRYSKTQEASTNTDLKVSIRPRSYVDLIKSPDEREPFPSCRISKHNKTSIFQLFDNGRMGGLSNAHSTLEIGKSPLEQPNISNNAVSLSSIAADKGIRKQPTNFRRGKPVQRAASRLYKAEGASKGKDGCVGPEFIVRASQPAKQMDLTLSAISEKRVITVVLLNGQKVEILCDPNVVTAGQLFEALVHSEKYEHNFMLGIAILIGGDFVFLPDEYKIKKIAPEAWHKTGNKKKFVEEEISLTVFLRIKFFLPTNIARNIQGGEWRHRVYLQLRRATVEGQLTSVLQNLILLAGYALHIEFGEFSYREHGSADYFLLEHYLPETAITDDMADVKLKMKRAHESRRGLDRSKAIINFIMLAQTFRDYGAHFYSAIWATRDGFCRDVWLSIGPRGVTLYSRSNHISDEPGTTNRIVLQSLPWHHIHTFYYNKKSLYIMPNSHSGLSKIGVKYKLKMTDNKSYFTFWLASLHHRLYLKLYAKEDFINYLSDELSCPLNKDGSPKKAECSNYEDSYNLAVRNQLRTRRPVKRRFKVDIFGEKKSQDKENAKPNTEELLRRILSPQPSEENLTNCSNQGNTSNDGFSSSESCSLPRRRGVKMGTRVFNGMKLVVDKPNHRPESCVKADCDLTTTQSDSDDLELKQHCNVNSMKLLPERQYHQELTHTATAYVLESPKVYPDAFNYNAVSNDSCMNTSLFEKLDNMECVQGERIFVTASVERDQMNALGLQVAEGSDGNVYIKSITSGGPADLCRKLLPGDQIISVNGQTLLNVKYDKALSMLQSAPKVVELIVLQNFKKNSTMESKFDITGMSEKPRVDKAEIPNSTVALDGDITDDELLNEEALKTIYALIKLTKEKVISRMQDKASRQNTPIKSNLQKCFSEIKVYEESDIGNYSSQESTPQKKGTKFNTWRGQIPNGRPKRRPLSMSIPADVHLDLDNNMKNSLQSIQSSVDSLDKSVKSSSSKIVALPRNYGLGRRWLGPVRYPVTPCKNNPTESAIADDNVVKRHFIYGAGDSDEDQIFL, from the coding sequence ATGATTCGAAGCTGCGACGAAGACTCCGGCCGCAGCTCCTGTTCAGCCGCTTCCATAGGCCTAAGCCCAATTATAGACAGCCGAGAAAAAGCACATTCCATAGAAACTAAGATTAGATATTCTAAAACCCAAGAAGCAAGTACAAACACTGATTTAAAAGTTAGTATCCGTCCACGTAGCTATGTTGATCTCATTAAATCCCCTGATGAAAGGGAACCCTTTCCAAGCTGCAGAATATCCAAGCACAATAAAACTTCAATCTTCCAATTATTTGACAATGGGAGAATGGGTGGTCTGTCTAATGCTCATTCCACTTTAGAAATAGGAAAAAGCCCATTAGAACAACCAAATATCTCTAATAATGCAGTATCTTTATCTTCTATTGCTGCGGACAAAGGTATCAGAAAACAGCCAACAAATTTTAGAAGAGGAAAACCAGTTCAAAGAGCTGCTTCAAGATTATACAAAGCAGAAGGAGCCAGTAAAGGGAAAGATGGATGTGTGGGCCCGGAGTTCATTGTTCGGGCCTCTCAGCCTGCCAAACAAATGGATTTAACACTCTCAGCAATCTCTGAGAAACGGGTCATAACTGTAGTTCTTCTTAACGGGCAAAAGGTAGAGATCCTCTGTGATCCCAATGTGGTAACAGCAGGGCAACTTTTTGAAGCACTGGTTCACAGTGAGAAGTATGAGCACAATTTCATGTTGGGCATTGCCATCCTGATTGGTGGTGACTTTGTCTTCCTGCCagatgaatataaaattaagaaaattgcCCCTGAAGCTTGGCATAAGACTGGTAACAAGAAGAAGTTTGTTGAAGAAGAAATTTCCTTAACAGTGTTCTTAAGGATAAAGTTCTTCTTACCCACAAACATAGCTAGGAACATCCAAGGCGGGGAATGGAGACACAGAGTATATTTACAACTCAGAAGAGCGACTGTGGAGGGGCAATTAACATCTGTGCTGCAGAATCTCATATTATTAGCAGGGTATGCTTTACACATAGAGTTTGGAGAGTTCTCATATAGAGAACATGGCTCTGCAGATTACTTTTTACTTGAACATTACCTGCCAGAAACTGCAATTACTGATGACATGGCAGATGTTAAGTTAAAGATGAAAAGGGCGCATGAATCTAGACGGGGATTAGATAGGAGTAAAGctattataaatttcattatGTTGGCACAGACATTTAGAGACTATGGAGCACATTTTTACTCAGCGATATGGGCGACTAGAGATGGATTCTGTCGCGATGTGTGGCTCTCTATTGGACCAAGAGGCGTGACGCTTTATTCCAGAAGCAACCATATTTCTGATGAACCAGGAACGACCAACCGCATAGTCCTACAAAGCCTGCCATGGCACCATATACACACATTCTATTACAACAAAAAGAGTCTATACATAATGCCTAACTCACACTCGGGCCTATCTAAAATTGGGGTCAAATACAAGTTAAAAATGACCGATAATAAAAGTTACTTTACATTCTGGCTAGCATCATTGCATCACAGGttatatttaaagttgtatGCAAAAGAGGACTTCATCAATTATTTATCTGACGAACTGAGCTGTCCTTTGAATAAGGATGGCTCGCCCAAGAAAGCCGAATGCAGTAATTACGAAGACAGTTATAATTTAGCTGTTAGAAACCAATTAAGAACCAGGAGACCTGTTAAACGGAGGTTTAAAGTAGATATTTTTGGAGAAAAGAAGTCTCAGGATAAAGAAAACGCCAAACCTAACACAGAGGAATTGTTAAGAAGGATACTCTCTCCGCAACCTAGTGAAGAAAATTTGACGAATTGTTCCAACCAGGGAAACACGTCTAATGATGGATTCTCCTCTTCCGAAAGCTGCAGCCTGCCAAGAAGACGTGGGGTCAAAATGGGCACGCGAGTATTCAATGGCATGAAGTTAGTTGTAGACAAACCCAATCACAGACCTGAAAGTTGCGTTAAGGCAGATTGCGATTTAACGACGACACAGAGTGACTCAGATGACTTAGAACTCAAACAACATTGCAATGTGAATAGTATGAAACTGTTGCCAGAAAGACAATATCATCAAGAACTGACGCATACAGCAACAGCTTACGTACTTGAATCCCCTAAGGTCTATCCCGATGCATTCAACTACAATGCAGTCAGTAATGATTCTTGCATGAACACTTCTCTATTCGAAAAATTAGATAATATGGAATGTGTTCAAGGTGAAAGAATTTTTGTAACAGCTTCCGTAGAAAGGGATCAAATGAACGCCTTGGGATTGCAAGTAGCTGAAGGCTCTGATGGAAATGTTTACATTAAATCTATCACTTCTGGTGGCCCAGCTGATTTGTGTAGGAAACTTTTACCTGGGGACCAAATTATATCAGTTAACGGACAAACTTTACTCAACGTAAAGTACGACAAAGCATTATCAATGCTACAATCGGCACCGAAAGTTGTAGAACTAATAGTTCTACAAAACTTTAAAAAGAATTCTACAATGGAATCGAAGTTTGATATTACGGGTATGTCTGAAAAACCAAGAGTAGATAAAGCAGAAATTCCAAATAGCACGGTTGCTCTGGATGGAGACATAACAGACGACGAATTACTTAACGAAGAAGCTTTAAAAACTATATACGCTttaataaaactaacaaaagAGAAAGTAATAAGTCGAATGCAGGACAAGGCGAGCCGGCAAAACACTCCGATAAAAAGTAACTTGCAAAAATGCTTCTCAGAGATAAAAGTGTATGAGGAATCTGACATAGGAAATTACTCTTCCCAAGAAAGTACTCCCCAGAAAAAAGGCACGAAGTTTAACACTTGGAGAGGTCAAATACCGAATGGTAGACCAAAACGAAGACCTCTAAGCATGAGTATACCCGCTGATGTTCATTTAGACTTGGATAACAATATGAAAAACTCATTACAATCCATCCAGTCATCTGTGGATAGTTTGGATAAGTCTGTGAAAAGTTCTTCCTCGAAAATCGTAGCGCTGCCTAGAAACTATGGCCTTGGGAGGAGATGGCTGGGTCCTGTTAGGTACCCAGTCACCCCTTGCAAGAACAACCCCACCGAGAGTGCAATAGCGGACGATAATGTTGTTAAAAGACATTTTATATACGGTGCTGGAGATTCAGATGAGGATcagatatttttataa
- the LOC133526422 gene encoding vesicle transport through interaction with t-SNAREs homolog 1A gives MATLIQSYEQQYSVLTADITSKIGRLKLGHEDNRDQLTREIQANFEEANDLLEQLELESRGSAGSRVAAYRAELQRVRDEYRSVTNNAGGYTDGEENFDDWTSNDQRQKLLDNTERLERTGKTLTEGYRVVLETEQIGAAVLQDLSLQRETIERSRGRLRETDEQLNRSSRLMNSMIMRALQDRFVLVMVFLVLGVLLCVSLYFYVT, from the exons ATGGCGACGTTAATTCAATCATACGAGCAACAGTATTCAGTGCTTACTGCGGACATAACTTCTAAAATCGGACGACTGAAGTTAGGCCACGAAg ATAATCGTGATCAGCTGACACGGGAAATTCAAGCAAATTTCGAGGAAGCGAATGATCTT CTTGAGCAGTTGGAGCTGGAATCTCGCGGCAGCGCCGGTTCACGTGTGGCGGCGTATCGGGCAGAGTTACAGCGCGTTCGTGATGAGTACCGCTCCGTTACCAACAATGCTGGAGGGT ACACTGACGGCGAGGAAAACTTCGACGACTGGACATCAAATGACCAGCGTCAAAAACTCCTAGACAACACAGAGCGGCTAGAACGGACAGGGAAGACGCTCACAGAGGGCTACAGGGTCGTGCTAGAGACAGAGCAGATTGGAGCCGCTGTGCTGCAGGACTTGAGTCTGCAGAGAGAGACTATTGAGCGGTCTAGAGGAAGG CTCCGCGAAACAGACGAGCAGCTAAACCGCTCCTCCCGCCTGATGAACTCCATGATCATGCGCGCGCTGCAAGACCGCTTCGTGCTCGTCATGGTGTTCCTCGTGCTCGGCGTGCTGCTGTGTGTCAGCCTCTATTTCTATGTCACGTAG